One Gossypium arboreum isolate Shixiya-1 chromosome 13, ASM2569848v2, whole genome shotgun sequence genomic window, aaaaacttagaaaaatcaaACCATACACATTTGTTACTCACGGATCTCCAAGTAAACGTTgagcttttttgtttttttaaaacttGAATTTCTGTCTTTTAACAATTCGTGTAATGTATGTAATTTACACTGACAGGCTACTTCGAAGATAGACGGCCAGCGTCTAACATGGATCCTTATGTTGTGACATCAATGATTGCTGAAACTACCATTCTGTGGAAGCCATAGATGTAGGAATTGGAAGATGGGAAGGAAAGAATTAGATCTTTTTATATAATAACCTCAAGTTGGTTAGAACTTGTGTTCTATTTATGGCTTTCAAAAGCTGGGTTGCAATTTAAAaacttattttgtttttatttttcatttagtcACATAGTcttttgtttatagattttgttccAACAATCGAACTTTTGGCATGTTAAATAAAAGTCGCTGTTATAAATTGTAATATGATTATGCTATGGCATCACCCATGAGCATTATATGATACGACTACATATTATTacattttttgaataaaatataattattgatATTTTACACTTGAGTCTTGAGACGTTTTAAGTTTCTCTATTTTAAGAGTTCAACaatcaaatttatataaaaattaggtAAGTTTTATCAACAGTAACTCAATTTTAGGGTAGCTGATAAAACagtcatttttttttttaattcagtcactcaactttcaaaaaataGCAAAACAATCATTAACATTACAGAAAAGTGGCAAATCAGTCACCTACTAACAGTTTCCGTTATAGACCTAATAGGATAGATGACGTGACCAATTAATTGGCCACGTTGGATGTCCACAGTAGAAACCCACCcaatttaagaagaaatttttaaaaaaaatcctaaTAATAGAAGAAGATTGCACCGCCATTAAACTGGGTAAGAGTTTTTTCCCCcaatattcttcttcttcttcccttAGTTGCTGCTGTTGTGGATAAATTTCAACGTCTCCCAACACTTGCACAGCCAAATATATACTTCACTAATTTTTTCAAGGCTAAACTTTGTCAGAAATTTCTTCCCGAAATActaaatcacaaaaaaaaaaaaagacttctTTGCCTATTTTTGGTCAATAACAATAAAAAAGTAACCAGAACAAAAAAGACAAATATTGAAGGACAATAAGAAGATTAAagcaaaagaaagagagaaagacaTGAGTTTTTAGTATTTTTCCAGTTTCTAAATCTTAATTTtggtttcaatttctttttattgTCTTCTCTTCAATTCAAAGTGAATAGACAGAGAAAGCAAATAAGGTAAAAAGGAAAAAACATTTTAAcacagagaagaaaaaaaaaaaagagctttcccactgttttttttttttttttgccatttTCATGTGGGATGCCAACATGGCAAGTAAAAAGCGTTAACAGGCCACCTCAGTTTTTTGTTACGTCTGTAACGATAGTGactgtttaattattttttttaaaagttgagtgactgaattgAAACCAAAGTGATTGTTTTGTTAACTACCTCATGATTAAGTGACTATTGGTGTAATTTACTcttaaaaaataaagtaaattaaataaCTCATAAATATAATATTCATAATAACAATTCCTAAGTAAATTCATATAAGAGATCAAATCCAAATCTAAGATTCCAAAGTCATGTTCTTAAATGAAGCATAGAGGAGTAGAAAAAGTTTGAGAAACAAATATGAACAAATTCAAActccaaaaccataaaaataaatgGTGAAGAAGAGGGATGAGACTTCAAAACCCTTTAAAATCCCTAACAAACTGTtggtaataataaataaaactataGAAATTTGAGCAATCCAACTACACATACATACAACAGTGAACAAAAGCACGAAAATCACTGTGTTTTGATAGTTAAATGCTTAATCTGTTACGAAAAACATTCAGTTAATCGACCTCCGCGTAGCATACAAACCCAATCACACACAAACATGCAACAAGATAGATGATTCGATTACACCAACACCATGGAAAATGTTCAACCGTACCCTTCAagttccggtccaagcacttatGAAAGCATTTCTCATATCAGATCCGCGACATTCATCGGCATTTCGTCGATCTGGGTACTGTAGTACTGCTCTATGTCTCTAAGAATCTTGATGTCGTCGCTTTTCACGAAATTAATAGCAACACCCTGCGAAGCAACAATACAGTCAGAACATACAGTAACCATTTCCACTTGGAAGTGGGAATAGGATCTTAAATAGCAAAAGAAATTACCTTTCGTCCGAATCGACCAGAACGTCCAATCCTATGGATGTAAAGCTCTCGATTGTTTGGCAGGTCGTAATTGATCACCAGAGACACCTGAGACAAGAAGGTAAATTTAGTAAAATTTCAATCATAGAAAAATACGCACATTATACACATTCATGTCTTTTGTAACCTTAATCTCAATGGCATTTTATGCACGTGCTACACGGGAAGTGGACCCATGCATTCCGGTTCCATTACCACCACTGAACATCAAACTATATGTTCATgtctaaaaatattaaacaacTCAACTAGAAGCAAAAGTATATCCGAAAAGGGGACATCGAAAGCACTCCTAAAGACTTGCCTGCTGAACATCAAGTCCCCTGGCCCAAACATCTGTAGTGATAAGAACACGGGTTGCACCATCCCGAAACTCAGCCATAATCGCATCTCTTTCCTTCTGAGGCATATCTCCATGCATTGAGGATACCGTAAAGTTATTGCTACGCATCTTCTCAGTTAGCCAATCGACCTATTTCAAATGCAGAAATCACAAAGACAAGCGTCAAGATCAAAGCATGAAATCCAAGAACTTGAATAAAAGAATTACTTCAGAACACAGTTAAAgaagctttttattttattccaaTGTCGAAAAGCAAATCTGAAAATACATGCTTAGAGACTCCAGAAGAGACCTTTCGTTTTGTATTGCAGAAAATAACAGCTTGAGTGATTGTCAACGTGTCGTAAAGATCACATAGTGTATCAAACTTCCACTCTTCCCTTTCAACTGCTACAAAAAACTGCTTAATTCCCTGTAGTAACCAAAAACAGAAGATATGCTTGCATCAAATCCTCTAAGTAGAAGCTCTGAAAATCTCATTAGCATAATAGCATTTGATTACCTCCAGAGTCAATTCATCACGCTTCACAAGGATCCTTATAGGATCAGTCATAAATTTGCTCGTCATTTCCAATATTTCATGAGGGAGGGTAGCAGATATCAAACAAACCTACAAGAATCCATTAATAGAAAATCAAGTTCAACAACATAAAAATCAGTTAAGGataaagaagagaaaagaaaaaagctTGTAGACATACTAAAGCTAGACCTATCCATTCTAAACCGAACCCAAAACCCCAACCTAACTAATTCAAATCCAAACTCAATGCAACCTGATTTGACCATTAAAATTAAAAGAACCCGGCATCATCCAACCCAAACTGGAGTGTCAAATCCAAATGAAACCTGAACTGAGAAACCAATTAGCAAGCTCTAATTGCTCAAACTCAACATGATTCAAATTTGAAATAAACCAAAATCTGAAACTGATCTAAGCCCGtaataacatgaaatttttaaaatccatattgATCCGACTCAAATTCACCTGACTGGAAACAAACCCAACCTGCCTAATTGATGGGTCTAACTAAAGCAACAAGAATGTTGCATGATAACAGCAGCAAGACAACTCAAAATAGATTCTAAAATTGTAAAAGCAAGCAAGAAAACAGCAAGGAATTTTCTAGCTTTCTTAAGAAATTGAGGAAGGTACCTGAAGTTCTGGTGGAAGATGTCGGTAAACATCATAAATTTGATCTTTGAACCCTCGGCTCAACATCTCATCAGATTCATCAAGAATCAATAGTTTAATAGCCCTTGTACGTAGGGTTCTTCGTTTGATCATATCACAAACTCTACCAGGAGTTCCCGACACTACATGAACTCCATTTTCTAGCTTTCTTATATCTTCACCCACACTTTTGCCTCCAATACATGCGTGCGCTTGTATGTTCATGAAATCACCAATTGTCCGTATCACTTTCTCCGTTTGTGAAGCCAGTTCCCTCGTGGGTGACAGTATCAATGCTTGAACCCTGAAATAAAACCAGTTCACAATGTAAAGAAAACTGAAGATGCAAGGACAATTCATGCTTCAAACTATagaaaaaataattttccaaTTAATTCTAGGGAACCAGTCACGAGATTTGAAGTGTCAGCTCAAGGCTGTAAGCCTGTAACAGAATTTTACCATTTCCAAAAGTATCACATTTTCACATCGTTATCGAAAGTGtttcaaaattatggttttggCATTCTGGTATCTAAGAAATAGAGCTTTCACAAAAAAGTGTACCATATCGATATCACAACACATTTAAATCAACAGAAAACGGCTAACTTTTCTCGAATGTGTTTCAAATTCAGGATTTAGCCATTAAGTTCGCTAAGAATTATTAAGGCTTTCAACACATTTAAAGCAACAGAAATCGACTAATTTTTCTCGAATCTGTTTCAAATTCAGGATTTAGCCATTATGTTCGCAAAGAACTATTAAGGCTTTCAACGCATTTAAATCAACAGAAACCGACTAATTTTTCTCCAATCTATTTCAAATTTAGGGTTTAGCAATCAGGTGTCTAAGATTTAAAGCTTTCACAAAATAACGCACGAAATCGACATCGCAACACATTTAAATAAACAGAAAAAcgactctcttttttttttttgtaaatgatttaaaattaaaaCGTACTCTCTGCTAGCTGTGTCAACCACTTGGCAAACGGTGAGGGCAATCATGGAAGTTTTACCGGTACCAGACTGAGCTTGGGCAATGACGTCGCGGCCATTGATTATCGGCATGACGGCTCTCTGCTGGATAGCAGATGGCTTTTCGAAGCCGTAATTGTAGATTCCACGGAGGAGATCGTCTTTTAGTCCCATCTGATCGAAACTCAATATCGGCTCGATTCCTTCCGTCGTTTCGAACACTAGCTTCTCATCCTCGGCTCCCATCCGTCGAGTCGCTCGGCTTGTCGCCGCCGCCGCCGCCGACATCTCTCTAGCCTCTGCTTTGCCTATGTTCGTGGGGGGCTAACGGGAACGAGAAGAAAATTTATTGACAGCTCGGAAATAAGAAATTATCCAAAACACCAAATCCTTAAATAACCTAAACTCATATTAATGCTATTTTTTGAAATTACAACCAAACATTAACTTAAAATATttcaatataattaaataatgtgGCGTACATTTTTTTTTCTAACAACTTAAATTATCTTTTTctttgttattaattttatttttaatataaatagaaaaataaagtgaattttgatgattaaatttttaaatagggtaaattatattaataattgcttaattattaatattttttcatcaaattataaaatagttatatATTTGGTCATCTGTTGTTAAATAGTTAACAAAAATAATGGAACaacttttaaatataatataatagcaaatttaattttcaatatttaCAGATCGAgttaattttattctattttcacatgaaaataTAATTCAATGTATAAGGTgcaaattagaaataaaattattttattaaaatattctatttataatttaatacattacttatatatatctatatatattttaaatgattaacaACTTGATATTTCTAAATAACAAttaattctttttttcttttgttagtGTCATTGATGAAACaaattcaaactttttttttaatttgaagttgttagaattgaaatttggttgaattaatgaaatgatttttttatttttgaggaatttaattgttatttttaaaatttgggtcTTTTGGTAtcttgttttcattttttttttcaattgagaTAAATACAGGACGACATTATAAATGGATAAAGTGACAACACTCTAATAACTTTTTTTTATCAATatgtcctgtaacacccctattccgtaaccatcgccggaataggtaagggcattaccgGATGAACAGAACATTACAGAACAATATAGAATAATAGATATTAAATATCATTAATACAGAGgcattcatcaacaattcattcattaagatggtctacgagacctaaaacatacatttaagaaaggtcggaactaaaccgaatacatttagaattttcagaacttaatcaaaaaaaaaatttcaattctgttaaggtcacacgcccgtgcaaccaggccgtgtgccttacacgggcatCAAACACACCCAGCCAAAACAGAGTaggcatactgactttcacccacggccaatagacacgcccgtgtgctatggccgtgtgatacttggcTAGCTATTGACTTacgcccacggccatatgacacgcccctGTGTCAAAGCCGTGTGATTTTTAAAAGGTTACTGTTAAACAAACACGGCCACAAAGCACGCCCGTGGCCTCTAACCGTGTGGTACaaagcaggcttggtttaagccaattttgccacccttttttgGGTTCAATCTATAACACCTCTCTCCCATATCCGACGCTGGGACAGGGTTcaaggtgttacctgacttaaactcaatcaatcacacaaaaaccgagccgtaaaattttgaacaatTTAAAAACTTTCTTTTCatatgcaatctgtcccatatatgggcttaggaggcccaaaacatacatccggggtggttcgagacccaatcgagaactcctaaaaaacttagaaaatctcttg contains:
- the LOC108464448 gene encoding eukaryotic initiation factor 4A-3 — protein: MSAAAAATSRATRRMGAEDEKLVFETTEGIEPILSFDQMGLKDDLLRGIYNYGFEKPSAIQQRAVMPIINGRDVIAQAQSGTGKTSMIALTVCQVVDTASREVQALILSPTRELASQTEKVIRTIGDFMNIQAHACIGGKSVGEDIRKLENGVHVVSGTPGRVCDMIKRRTLRTRAIKLLILDESDEMLSRGFKDQIYDVYRHLPPELQVCLISATLPHEILEMTSKFMTDPIRILVKRDELTLEGIKQFFVAVEREEWKFDTLCDLYDTLTITQAVIFCNTKRKVDWLTEKMRSNNFTVSSMHGDMPQKERDAIMAEFRDGATRVLITTDVWARGLDVQQVSLVINYDLPNNRELYIHRIGRSGRFGRKGVAINFVKSDDIKILRDIEQYYSTQIDEMPMNVADLI